Proteins found in one Campylobacter concisus genomic segment:
- a CDS encoding bifunctional diguanylate cyclase/phosphodiesterase, producing the protein MSTKRIKTILSVLTAIFFISALFIYKANIAIDTAHKFDDGILNLKFIDNEITFSLNNIYDISNYDKLNADINSFDTNLSNLSMLSDEMMLFHQNEIKKDLQNIRDVFSKKVFFLQRSAYVNSSIDSYIQISQYEIQNLALPNKLEPIFYAIKGALMLSPEVIDEISKQIKMYKNEYKDNQKAQSVLDKILYAAQATKTLHTISNSAKELHLDILIENFRNKVLEIHSDAVDNTKIAQTICLLAFIIFCAFGLYQIKMTSERLRQIKLLSSTIENDHSSIVYCDKYNRISYVNKTFEEKTGYKLKDVIGKNPRILKSYMHPQSFYESIKDALQKSLPWESDELISRTKSGDFLYEKVKFSPFFFKNKFEGYIAVKLDRTKETLILNELTQKNEQIKIQSSIDKLTGFGNYFALTEILDAQKDGVLICLSIKNFKILRFFYQTKIIDAMLKAVADTLKLCIDTSEIKAKLFRFQDDAFYMWYEGDNIVRDIEYIREYFGSNRINVAIDEKFENLPGIKMVFGVSLPNDTPQTNRLMQSVLANQLAIENGSNIYYYLENDAIEMKYHKNQLAVQLIEDALENDRVIVEAQGIFNLEENETEAKYYEVLVRIIDQNGKIHYPGEFLDIAMKTQLYPQITKKVISLAFDLAKRYPDYMFSINLSITDIADASMRELIESKLNECKDPNKICFEMLESEELSDYVAVNSFIKRVKGYGCKISIDDFGSGYSNYYRILELDIDTIKIDGSIIKKLPFDENARVLVETIVSFAKKQGYKIVAEFASSEEILNQIKNFGIPYAQGFLLGKPRRME; encoded by the coding sequence ATGAGTACTAAACGAATAAAAACCATACTTAGCGTCTTAACAGCTATATTTTTCATTAGTGCACTTTTTATATATAAAGCAAATATAGCCATTGATACGGCTCATAAATTTGATGATGGAATTCTAAATCTAAAATTTATAGACAATGAGATAACTTTTTCTTTAAATAATATTTATGATATCTCAAACTACGACAAACTCAATGCTGACATAAATTCTTTTGATACAAATTTGAGCAACCTTTCAATGCTTAGCGATGAGATGATGTTGTTTCATCAAAATGAAATAAAAAAAGACCTACAAAACATAAGAGATGTATTTAGTAAAAAAGTATTTTTTTTACAAAGATCAGCTTATGTAAACTCATCTATAGATTCTTATATCCAAATAAGTCAATATGAAATACAAAATCTCGCACTTCCAAATAAGCTTGAGCCTATATTTTATGCGATAAAAGGTGCTTTGATGCTTAGTCCTGAAGTAATAGATGAAATTTCAAAGCAAATAAAAATGTATAAAAACGAGTATAAAGATAACCAAAAAGCTCAAAGCGTATTAGACAAGATACTTTATGCAGCTCAAGCTACAAAAACTTTACATACAATCTCAAATAGTGCAAAAGAACTACATCTTGATATTCTAATAGAAAATTTTAGAAACAAAGTTCTAGAAATTCACTCTGACGCAGTGGATAACACAAAAATAGCTCAGACAATTTGCTTGCTTGCATTTATAATATTTTGTGCATTTGGCCTATATCAAATTAAAATGACCTCAGAGCGCTTAAGGCAGATCAAACTTCTAAGTTCTACAATTGAAAATGATCATAGCTCTATTGTCTATTGCGACAAATACAATAGAATTTCATATGTAAATAAAACCTTTGAAGAAAAAACTGGTTACAAGCTAAAGGATGTAATCGGTAAAAATCCTAGAATACTAAAATCATATATGCACCCACAAAGCTTTTATGAATCCATAAAAGATGCTCTGCAAAAATCTCTACCTTGGGAGAGTGATGAGCTTATAAGCAGAACAAAAAGTGGTGATTTTTTATATGAAAAGGTAAAATTTTCACCATTTTTCTTTAAAAATAAATTTGAGGGCTATATAGCGGTAAAGCTTGATAGGACTAAAGAGACACTGATATTAAACGAGTTAACTCAAAAAAATGAACAAATAAAAATACAATCTTCAATCGATAAGCTAACAGGCTTTGGCAACTACTTTGCTTTAACTGAAATTTTAGACGCGCAAAAAGATGGAGTGCTCATTTGCTTAAGCATTAAAAATTTTAAAATTTTAAGATTCTTTTATCAAACCAAGATTATCGATGCAATGCTAAAAGCAGTAGCTGATACACTAAAGCTTTGTATAGATACTTCTGAGATAAAAGCAAAGCTATTTAGATTTCAAGATGACGCATTTTATATGTGGTATGAAGGCGATAATATCGTAAGAGATATTGAGTATATTAGAGAATATTTTGGTTCAAATAGAATAAATGTTGCTATTGATGAAAAATTTGAAAATTTACCAGGCATAAAGATGGTATTTGGTGTTTCATTGCCAAACGATACCCCACAAACTAACCGTCTAATGCAATCAGTCCTTGCAAATCAGCTCGCAATAGAAAATGGTAGCAATATTTACTACTATCTAGAAAATGACGCCATTGAGATGAAATATCACAAAAACCAGCTAGCAGTTCAGCTAATCGAAGATGCGTTAGAAAACGATAGAGTCATCGTAGAAGCACAAGGTATCTTTAACTTAGAAGAAAATGAGACTGAAGCAAAGTATTATGAAGTTTTGGTTCGTATAATCGACCAAAATGGGAAGATACACTATCCGGGCGAATTTTTAGATATTGCCATGAAAACGCAACTATATCCGCAAATAACCAAAAAGGTGATAAGTCTTGCGTTTGATCTAGCTAAAAGATATCCAGATTATATGTTCTCGATAAATTTATCAATTACCGATATCGCTGATGCTAGTATGAGAGAGCTTATAGAGAGCAAGCTAAACGAGTGCAAAGATCCTAATAAAATTTGCTTTGAAATGCTAGAGAGTGAAGAGCTTAGCGACTATGTTGCGGTAAATTCTTTCATAAAACGCGTCAAAGGCTATGGATGTAAAATTTCGATTGATGACTTTGGCTCAGGATACTCAAACTATTACCGAATTTTGGAGCTTGATATAGACACCATAAAGATAGATGGCTCAATAATCAAAAAGCTTCCATTTGACGAAAATGCTAGAGTTCTAGTAGAAACCATCGTAAGCTTTGCAAAAAAACAAGGCTACAAAATAGTAGCCGAGTTCGCAAGCTCAGAAGAAATTTTAAACCAAATCAAAAATTTTGGAATACCTTA
- a CDS encoding cytochrome-c peroxidase: MKGVILCLFIITISFCKYESYKPLTVVKYNEEKALLGKKLFFDKRLSPNENYSCQTCHNLYWNLSGSNQDSMEKGTLNPPTILNAAANYLFYSDAKISNLKDQVKESITSRIELNSDNDKIVDSVNNISEYKILFKKIYNDGINFDNIADAIAEFEKAVLSVDSPFDRFISGDNNAIDDSAKKGFKIFNNIGCAACHNGRNLGGNLTQDIGREKISALDTSKRLRRVPSLRNITKTAPYLSHGEINDLKEAINFIGNYQLGYVLSKDEIDALYSFFLTLNGKKPRILNEY, encoded by the coding sequence ATGAAGGGCGTTATACTTTGTCTATTTATCATCACGATTTCATTTTGCAAATATGAATCCTACAAACCTCTCACAGTAGTAAAATATAATGAAGAAAAGGCTTTGCTTGGCAAAAAACTCTTTTTTGACAAAAGACTAAGCCCAAATGAAAACTACTCTTGCCAAACTTGTCACAACTTGTACTGGAATTTAAGCGGAAGCAACCAAGATAGCATGGAAAAAGGCACTTTAAATCCTCCAACCATATTAAATGCTGCAGCAAACTATCTATTTTATAGCGATGCAAAGATTAGCAATTTAAAAGATCAAGTAAAAGAGTCCATAACTTCTAGAATAGAACTAAACTCAGATAACGATAAGATAGTGGATTCTGTAAATAACATCTCTGAGTACAAAATTTTATTTAAAAAAATTTATAATGACGGCATTAATTTTGATAATATTGCAGATGCAATAGCTGAGTTTGAAAAGGCTGTCTTAAGTGTTGATTCGCCATTTGATCGTTTTATATCAGGTGATAACAATGCCATAGATGATAGTGCAAAGAAAGGATTTAAGATATTTAATAATATAGGCTGTGCCGCTTGTCACAATGGCAGAAATTTGGGAGGAAATTTGACACAAGATATTGGCCGAGAAAAAATTTCTGCCTTAGATACAAGCAAAAGATTAAGAAGAGTGCCATCACTAAGAAATATTACAAAAACTGCTCCATATTTATCTCATGGAGAGATAAACGATCTAAAAGAGGCTATAAACTTTATTGGTAACTATCAGCTAGGATACGTTCTTAGCAAAGATGAAATTGATGCTTTATACTCATTTTTTCTAACATTAAATGGTAAAAAGCCTAGGATACTAAATGAGTACTAA
- a CDS encoding type II secretion system protein, which produces MKKGFTMIELIFVIVILGILAAVAIPKLAATRDDAEIAKTATNIQTLIADLGSYYTSQGEFASNSDIKEAVKKMSNVKIPVKAKNDECLEVRPGNNTSGEIGITIKTGGLCEQVWGLPGLVDVKALIESSDNKTANTLKFGGMGIKYK; this is translated from the coding sequence ATGAAAAAAGGCTTTACGATGATTGAGTTGATCTTCGTGATCGTTATATTGGGTATATTAGCCGCGGTTGCTATACCAAAACTAGCTGCAACAAGGGATGATGCAGAGATAGCAAAAACTGCTACAAATATACAAACACTTATTGCTGATTTGGGTTCTTACTACACTTCACAAGGCGAATTTGCTAGTAATTCGGATATTAAAGAAGCTGTCAAAAAAATGTCAAATGTAAAAATACCAGTAAAAGCAAAAAATGATGAGTGTTTAGAGGTACGTCCTGGAAATAACACTAGTGGTGAAATAGGCATTACTATAAAAACAGGTGGTCTTTGTGAACAAGTTTGGGGATTGCCAGGACTAGTAGATGTTAAAGCTCTAATCGAAAGTAGCGACAATAAGACAGCTAATACGCTTAAATTTGGCGGCATGGGCATAAAATATAAATAA